The following proteins are co-located in the Oncorhynchus tshawytscha isolate Ot180627B unplaced genomic scaffold, Otsh_v2.0 Un_contig_3532_pilon_pilon, whole genome shotgun sequence genome:
- the LOC112261882 gene encoding muscarinic acetylcholine receptor M3, translating to MFCTLRVYIKQMVFSLPGVSRICPQDGSTMTLNLNSSSSSPSVDPSMYLNNSSPGLRVYADNAILGLGLVLDNDSITRDLTNLTSLSNASLLDPTVTYDPLGGHTIWQVILIVFLTGSLSLVTIVGNILVLISFKVNKQLKTVNNYYLLSLAFADLIIGTLSMNLYTTYIIMDQWALGNWACDLWLAIDYVASNASVMNLLVISFDRYFSITRPLTYRAKRTTKRALTMISMAWSVSFVLWAPAILFWQYIVGERTVPRGECFIQFLSEPIITFCTAIAAFYLPVTIMTVLYWRIYRETENRQKDLAGLRGSGAGNKAGQGGSQKDEEEKKEEAQEEEAPMVPKTGSSRSCSSYELNQAAQKDSGAQKTRGRFRFWPLSRWSKKKTVTVGGEPEHSSSDSWNNNDGGGASMDQSDSEDEEGAKESSRAIYSIVVNLPGINSTPGNNPNNDPQLTSPEDQDATKDPFRPQVGDNKDKKTSSNTRREKDKEDNSYHQRSFSKTPVTSSSSIQTSTKSHQTGDVSSTSKSPSSAPISLKDAAMAKRFASKAKTQITKRKKQSVVKEKKEKKAAQTLSAILLAFIITWTPYNIMVLVNTFCTGCIPEALWALGYWLCYVNSTINPMCYAMCNLTFRNTFKMILLCRWQDINKRNKPQFQQRQTVAFRKKEPL from the exons atgttttgtacactcagagtaTATATAAAACAAATGGTCTTTTCTCTCCCAGGTGTCTCCAGAATATGCCCTCAGGACGGCAGCACTATGACCTTGAACCTGAACTCGTCCAGCTCTTCCCCCTCTGTAGACCCCAGTATGTACCTGAACAACAGCTCCCCGGGGTTGAGGGTCTACGCCGACAACGCCATCCTGGGCCTGGGCCTTGTGCTGGACAATGACTCCATTACCAGGGACCTCACCAACCTGACCAG CCTGTCCAACGCCTCCCTCCTTGACCCCACGGTGACCTATGACCCTCTGGGAGGTCACACCATCTGGCAGGTCATCCTGATCGTGTTCCTCACcgggtctctgtctctggtcaCCATCGTAGGAAACATCCTGGTGCTCATCTCCTTCAAG gtGAACAAGCAGCTGAAGACGGTGAATAACTACTATCTCCTCAGTCTGGCCTTCGCTGACCTCATCATCG GTACTCTTTCCATGAACCTGTACACTACCTACATTATCATGGACCAATGGGCTTTAGGGAACTGGGCGTGCGACCTGTGGTTGGCTATCGACTACGTGGCGAGCAACGCCTCCGTCATGAACCTGCTGGTGATCAGCTTCGACCGCTACTTCTCCATAACTCGACCTCTGACTTACCGAGCCAAGAGGACCACCAAGAGAGCTCTGACTATGATCAGCATGGCCTGGTCCGTGTCCTTCGTCCTGTGGGCCCCGGCTATACTCTTCTGGCAGTATATCGTAGGGGAGCGCACTGTGCCTCGTGGAGAATGCTTTATCCAGTTTCTCTCAGAGCCTATTATCACATTCTGCACGGCCATCGCTGCCTTCTACCTGCCGGTCACCATCATGACGGTTCTCTACTGGAGgatctacagagagacagagaacaggcaGAAGGACCTGGCGGGGTTGAGGGGGTCGGGGGCAGGGAACAAGGCGGGCCAGGGGGGTAGCcagaaggatgaggaggagaagaaggaggaggccCAGGAAGAGGAGGCTCCCATGGTGCCCAAAACAGGAAGCTCCAGGAGCTGCAGCAGTTACGAGCTTAACCAGGCCGCTCAGAAAGACTCTGGAGCCCAGAAGACCAGAGGGCGCTTCCGGTTCTGGCCGCTGAGTAGGTGGTCCAAGAAGAAGACAGTCACAGTGGGAGGAGAGCCGGAACACAGCAGCTCCGATAGCTGGAACAACAACGATGGGGGCGGGGCCTCCATGGACCAATCAGACTCTGAGGACGAGGAGGGGGCGAAAGAGTCAAGCCGAGCTATCTATTCCATTGTGGTCAACCTGCCGGGGATAAACTCCACCCCTGGTAACAACCCTAATAATGACCCCCAGCTGACATCTCCTGAAGACCAGGATGCTACGAAGGACCCTTTCCGGCCACAAGTGGGCGATAATAAGGACAAGAAGACATCCTCTAATACCAGAAGGGAGAAAGACAAGGAAGACAACAGCTACCACCAACGCTCCTTCTCTAAAACCCCCGTCACTTCCTCGTCTTCCATCCAGACCTCCACCAAGAGCCACCAAACAGGGGATGTGTCGTCCACCTCAAAGTCCCCCTCCTCGGCCCCCATCTCCTTGAAGGATGCAGCCATGGCCAAGCGCTTCGCCTCCAAAGCCAAGACCCAGATCACCAAGCGTAAGAAGCAGAGTGTAGTcaaggagaagaaagagaagaaggcCGCCCAGACTCTCAGTGCCATCCTGTTGGCTTTCATCATAACCTGGACTCCCTATAACATCATGGTGTTGGTCAACACCTTCTGTACTGGCTGCATCCCTGAGGCTCTGTGGGCTCTGGGCTATTGGCTGTGTTACGTCAACAGCACCATCAACCCCATGTGTTACGCCATGTGCAACCTCACCTTCAGGAACACCTTCAAGATGATTCTGCTCTGCCGCTGGCAGGACATCAACAAACGCAACAAGCCTCAGTTCCAGCAGAGGCAGACGGTCGCCTTCCGCAAGAAGGAGCCCTTGTAG